The DNA window GATGGCCAGGGGATTCGCCTTGCACCGGATCGTTCCCCGGGCACTCGGGACCACCTCTTCGATGGCCTGGATGACCTCTTCCACCGTGATCAGGTCTCCACGAATGTTGTAGGCTCGCGCCCCGGTCTTGGGGCTTTCGGCACACTCGATGAAGATCTTGGCCACGTCATCCACCAGCAACATCGATACCGGACCGCCGAATTGAATCTCGAAGGGCCGTCCCAGGGCCGCAGCCTTCATGGCCGTGGTGGGACCGGAGGTGATCCCGAAATCCCGCCCCGCCCCGTAGACGGCATGGGGACGCAGACCCACGCTCGAAATACCGTGGTCCAGGAAAAACACGCGGGCGTTGCCTTCGTTGGATTGCTTGAAAACCCCGTAATGGGTCCGAGGAATCAACTGGACACCTTCACCCACGGGCCCGTCTCCGTAGTCTTCCTGCGGACCGAAAACGGCGGCGGAGCTGGCATAGGCCAACCCCTGGATCGGCTCAGGCAAAGACCGCGCGGCCTCGAACACGTTGACGGTACCCACCACGTTCACCAGGGCGCCCAATCTGGGATTGGCCCGGCAGACGGGAACCTGCAGCCCCGCCAG is part of the Acidobacteriota bacterium genome and encodes:
- a CDS encoding NAD(P)-dependent oxidoreductase encodes the protein MARYFLTGAQGCIGTWIVRNLIDRGNEVFIYDLDVEPKRLSMLLSPEELGGIHFIQGDITDYDRLQGEMQRNSVTHVIHLAGLQVPVCRANPRLGALVNVVGTVNVFEAARSLPEPIQGLAYASSAAVFGPQEDYGDGPVGEGVQLIPRTHYGVFKQSNEGNARVFFLDHGISSVGLRPHAVYGAGRDFGITSGPTTAMKAAALGRPFEIQFGGPVSMLLVDDVAKIFIECAESPKTGARAYNIRGDLITVEEVIQAIEEVVPSARGTIRCKANPLAIASNFSQQGLKRELGQVPATPLKQGIEQTVEIFRRLHREDRLDLSDLEA